A single region of the Chionomys nivalis chromosome 23, mChiNiv1.1, whole genome shotgun sequence genome encodes:
- the Hddc3 gene encoding guanosine-3',5'-bis(diphosphate) 3'-pyrophosphohydrolase MESH1 isoform X2: MGSEVAQLLEAADFAARKHRQQRRKDPEGTPYINHPIGVARILTHEAGITDIVVLQAALLHDTVEDTDTTLDEVELHFGAQVRRLVEEVTDDKTLPKLERKRQQVEQAPHSSPGAKLVKLADKLYNLRDLNRCTPQGWSEQRVQEYFEWAAQVVKGLQGTNQQLEEALKQLFEERGLTL, from the exons ATGGGCTCCGAGGTGGCTCAGCTGCTGGAGGCTGCTGACTTCGCCGCTCGCAAACACCGGCAGCAGCGACGGAAAGATCCCGAAGGGACTCCCTACATCAACCACCCCATCG GTGTGGCCCGGATCCTAACCCACGAGGCGGGAATCACTGACATTGTGGTGTTACAG GCGGCCCTGCTCCACGACACAGTAGAAGACACAGACACTACCCTGGATGAGGTAGAGCTGCACTTCGGAGCCCAGGTTCGGCGCTTGGTGGAGGAAGTAACAGATGACAAGACTCTACCCAAACTGGAAAGAAAGCGGCAACAGGTGGAGCAGGCACCCCACAGCAGCCCAGGGGCCAAACTGGTGAAACTGGCAGACAAACTATACAATTTGAGAGACCTGAATCGCTGCACCCCTCAAG GGTGGTCAGAACAGCGAGTCCAGGAATACTTCGAGTGGGCAGCACAGGTGGTGAAGGGGCTTCAAGGAACGAACCAGCAACTGGAAGAGGCACTAAAGCAGCTGTTTGAGGAGCGGGGGCTGACTCTCTGA
- the Hddc3 gene encoding guanosine-3',5'-bis(diphosphate) 3'-pyrophosphohydrolase MESH1 isoform X1, with the protein MGSEVAQLLEAADFAARKHRQQRRKDPEGTPYINHPIGGRAGVARILTHEAGITDIVVLQAALLHDTVEDTDTTLDEVELHFGAQVRRLVEEVTDDKTLPKLERKRQQVEQAPHSSPGAKLVKLADKLYNLRDLNRCTPQGWSEQRVQEYFEWAAQVVKGLQGTNQQLEEALKQLFEERGLTL; encoded by the exons ATGGGCTCCGAGGTGGCTCAGCTGCTGGAGGCTGCTGACTTCGCCGCTCGCAAACACCGGCAGCAGCGACGGAAAGATCCCGAAGGGACTCCCTACATCAACCACCCCATCGGTGGGCGCGCCG GTGTGGCCCGGATCCTAACCCACGAGGCGGGAATCACTGACATTGTGGTGTTACAG GCGGCCCTGCTCCACGACACAGTAGAAGACACAGACACTACCCTGGATGAGGTAGAGCTGCACTTCGGAGCCCAGGTTCGGCGCTTGGTGGAGGAAGTAACAGATGACAAGACTCTACCCAAACTGGAAAGAAAGCGGCAACAGGTGGAGCAGGCACCCCACAGCAGCCCAGGGGCCAAACTGGTGAAACTGGCAGACAAACTATACAATTTGAGAGACCTGAATCGCTGCACCCCTCAAG GGTGGTCAGAACAGCGAGTCCAGGAATACTTCGAGTGGGCAGCACAGGTGGTGAAGGGGCTTCAAGGAACGAACCAGCAACTGGAAGAGGCACTAAAGCAGCTGTTTGAGGAGCGGGGGCTGACTCTCTGA